One Isoptericola dokdonensis DS-3 genomic window, CCGGGGCGATCTGGACGACGGTGAGCGGCCGGGCGGGGGCCGTGCCGGCGGTCATGGCGCACCTCTCTCGACGGGTTCGACGGCGGGTTCGACGGGTCTTCGCCCGCGTTGCTCCTCGGCGTAGGCGTGCGCCCCGACGGCCACCCCGATGAGCACGAAGGGCACCGAGACGACGATCGCCGACCAGAACAGGTCGAACTGGCCCTGGACGAGCCGGGTCAGGAGCACGGCGATGGCGACGTTGGCGAACCGGGACTCCATGCCCCACAGGACGATGATCGCCCCACCGAAGAGGATGACGAACCCGACCAGCCCGACGATGCCCGTGGCGGAGAGCTGTTCGATCTCGGCGTTGGGCGGCTGGAACACGTAGCCGTGCTCGCCGGTCTCCCACCAGCGCAGCCCGACGCCGACCCAGATGTTCTTCTGCCAGACCTCGAGCGCCTGGCCGTACCACTCGAGCCGCTGGTAGGCCGAGTTGAACTGGTTCTCCTCGGCGAGCTGGTCGCGCACCATCCCGGCGACGAAGACCATGGCGGGCAGCAGCCCCGCGAGGATGAGCTTGGAGCGCTTGCGGTCGGGGTCCTTGCGCAGGGTGAGGAACAGGACGCCGACGACGAGGCCGAGGAGGGCCTGGCGGGCCTGGGAGGCGAGCACGGCGAGGCTGCAGATCCAGAAGGCGGCGAGGGCGGCGTGGCGGGGCCAGCCGACCCAGTACGGCCGGGCGTAGGCCAGGACGGCCGCGAACCCGAGCAGGCAGCCGATGAGGTTCTTGTGCATGGCGATCGGCCACTCGAGGTACACGGGGCCGAAGTCGCCCTGGGCGAACTTGATCAGCGCGGCCGCGCAGGTGAGCACCGCGATGCCGACGCAGGCCAGCATGAACAGGGACAGCCCGAAGCGGGCACGGCCCGACCGCCCCACCGCCCAGCCCATGACGAGGGCGCCGCCCACCGAGAGCCAGGCGTGGAACCACTCCACGGTGTTGGCGGTGTACGGGTTGACGACCACGGTGAACAGGGTCGCGACCTGGTAGATCACGCTCAGCCACAGCAGCGAGCGCATGGTCGTGGAGTACGGGCGGACCCCGAACAGCAGGGCGAAGAAGAAGGCGCCGAACAGGACGGCGTCGCTCACGGAGATGAAGCCGCCGACACGCTGGATGACCACCAGGCCGGGCATCGCGAGGATCGGGACGGCCGCGCGCTCGATCGTCGTCGCGCCGAGCAGGACCAGGAGCGCCGCCGCGGCGACGACGTACCAGCCGTAGGGCACGGCCAGCATCCCGACGGCCAGGCTCATGACCCCCAGCGCGACGACGGCGAGGAGGATGCCCACGCTCCGTTCGACCGACCCGTCGCGCCACAGCGCCCGCAGGTCGTCCGCGGTCGGCAGGGCGAGGCCCCGCGGCCTGCCGGCGCTCACCGCACCACCCGGTCGGCGGCCTCGGCCCGCAGGGGGCCCGTGAGGTAGAGCCGGAGCCGACGCCGGGCGGCCGTGCCGGCCGCGCCGCGCAGCAGCACGCCGCGCAGCGCCGACCCGACGACCTGACCGGCCCGAGCGACCGCCCAGCCGGCCGCGCCGAAGTGCTTGCGCACGTACCGTTCCTGCGACGCGTGGAAGTGCACGTCCCGCCGGTCGCCGTCGGTGCTCGTCGCGCCGCCGAGGTGGGTGGCGCGGACGCCCGGCACCTGCCGGTGCTCCCACCCGCGACGGACCGCGCGGTACGCCCAGTCGGTCTCCTCGGCGTAGAGGAAGAAGTCCTCGTCGAAGCCCCCGACGTCCGCCAGGGCGTCCGCCCGCAGCAGCATGACCGAGCCGATGACGAAGGTGCCGCGGCCGGACCGGGCGCGGAGACGGCCGAGGCCGGCAGCCTCGAGCCACGTGCCCGCGGGGCTGGGGAACGGCCAGACCACGCGGGCGGCCCGTCCGTCGCCGTCCACCTGGGTCGGCGCCACCGACGCCGTGCGGGGACGGGCGTGCGCGGCCTGCTGCAGCGCGAGGACGTCCTCGGGGGAGACC contains:
- a CDS encoding O-antigen ligase family protein, whose product is MSAGRPRGLALPTADDLRALWRDGSVERSVGILLAVVALGVMSLAVGMLAVPYGWYVVAAAALLVLLGATTIERAAVPILAMPGLVVIQRVGGFISVSDAVLFGAFFFALLFGVRPYSTTMRSLLWLSVIYQVATLFTVVVNPYTANTVEWFHAWLSVGGALVMGWAVGRSGRARFGLSLFMLACVGIAVLTCAAALIKFAQGDFGPVYLEWPIAMHKNLIGCLLGFAAVLAYARPYWVGWPRHAALAAFWICSLAVLASQARQALLGLVVGVLFLTLRKDPDRKRSKLILAGLLPAMVFVAGMVRDQLAEENQFNSAYQRLEWYGQALEVWQKNIWVGVGLRWWETGEHGYVFQPPNAEIEQLSATGIVGLVGFVILFGGAIIVLWGMESRFANVAIAVLLTRLVQGQFDLFWSAIVVSVPFVLIGVAVGAHAYAEEQRGRRPVEPAVEPVERGAP